From Aedes albopictus strain Foshan unplaced genomic scaffold, AalbF5 HiC_scaffold_256, whole genome shotgun sequence, a single genomic window includes:
- the LOC109621654 gene encoding histone H2B, which produces MAPKTSGKAAKKSGKAQKNIVKGDKKKKKQRRKESYAIYIYKVLKQVHPDTGVSSKAMSIMNSFVNDIFERIAAEASRLAHYNKRSTITSREIQTAVRLLLPGELAKHAVSEGTKAVTKYTSSK; this is translated from the coding sequence ATGGCACCGAAAACCAGCGGAAAGGCCGCCAAGAAATCCGGCAAGGCCCAGAAGAACATTGTCAAGGgcgacaagaagaagaagaagcagcgcAGGAAGGAGAGCTACGCTATCTACATCTACAAGGTGTTGAAGCAAGTCCACCCGGACACTGGCGTCTCGTCGAAGGCTATGAGCATCATGAACAGCTTCGTCAACGACATCTTCGAACGCATTGCCGCCGAAGCCTCTCGTCTGGCTCACTACAACAAGCGCTCGACCATTACCTCTCGCGAAATCCAAACCGCCGTCCGTCTTCTGCTCCCAGGAGAGTTGGCCAAGCACGCCGTTTCCGAAGGAACCAAGGCCGTCACCAAGTACACCAGCTCCAAGTAA